One Nocardioides dongkuii genomic window, GATCCCGGCAGCGACGTCGTCGAGGGTCTCGGGCGCGCCACCCCCGCCGCCGACCCGGCGGTACTCCAGGTTCCACGCGGCCCAGCCCTCCGCCGCCAGCGCGGCCGCGAGCGGGGCGCCGAGCGAGAGGTCGTACGCCGCCCGCCAGAAGCCGCCGTGGATCACCACCACGACGCCGCGGGGGTCGCCCTCCGGGAGGGACAGCTCGCCGACCTGGCTCGGGTCCTCGCCGTACGCCGTCCGGACCGGCCGCTCGTCTGCTCGCACCTCGCCATCCTGCCCGAGCCGGGTCAGTCGATCCGGCCCTGCCGTCCCCGCTTGGTCTCGCTGCGCCGCTTCTTCTGCGCGAGCCGGCGCTCCTTGGAGCCGCGGGTCGGGCGGGTCGCCCGGCGCTGCGGCGGCGGGGGCGCGGCGGCCTCGCGGAGCAGCTGCGCGAGCCGCTCCCGGGCGGCGCGGCGGTTGGCGAGCTGGGTGCGGTGCTCGCTGGCGGCGATGGTGAGCACGCCGTCGACCAGCCGCGGCGCGAGCCGGGTGGCCACGCGGGCCCGCAGGTGGTCGGGCACCGACGGCGACCGCAGCACGTCGTACGACAGCTCGACGCGGCTGTCGGCCGTGTTCACGCCCTGCCCGCCCGGGCCGGACGAGCGCGAGAACCGCTCGGTCAGCTCGGCCGCGGGCACCGCCCACGACCCGGTGACGACGAGGTCGTCAGCCAAGCCTCACGCCATCGCCGCGGGCAGCGTCGCCATCCACGCTGACCGGACCTCGAGGAGCGGCGCGGTGAACTGGCCCTCGACGACGACGCTGTCGCCGCCGGTGGCGCCCAGCGCGGTGAGGGGTACGCCGTGGCGCGCGGCGAGCTCGGTGAGCGCGTCCTCGTCGCCGGGGGCGACCGTGACCAGCACCCGGGCGGTCGACTCGGAGAACAGCGCGACGAACGGGTCGCCCGGGACGGCGACGGTCGCGCCGACCAGGTGCCGCAGCGAGCCCTCGACCAGCGCCTGGGCGAGCCCGCCGTCGGAGAGGTCGTGGGCGCTGGTCAGCAGGCCGACGCCCTCGTGCAGCAGCTCGGCGAGCGCGCGCTCCGCGGCGAGGTCGACGCGCGGCGGCGTCCCGCCGAGGTGGCCGTGGACGACGTGCGCCCACTCCGAGCCGGAGAGCTCCTCGCGGGTCTCGCCGAGCAGGAACAGCCGCTCGCCGGCGGCCGACCACGCGGACGGCGTCCGGCGGGTGACGTCCTCGATCACGCCGAGCACCGCGACGACCGGCGTCGGGAGGATCGCGGTCTCGCCGGTCTGGTTGTAGAGGCTGACGTTGCCGCCGGTGACCGGGACGCCGAGCTCGGCGCACCCGTCCTTGAGCCCGCGGCAGGCCTCGGCGAACTGCCACATCACGTCGGGGTCCTCGGGCGAGCCGAAGTTGAGGCAGTCGGAGATCGCGACCGGGGTCGCACCGCCGGTGGCGACGTTGCGATAGGACTCCGCGAGCGCGAGCTGCGCCCCGGCGTACGGGTCGAGCTTGGCGAAGCGGCCGTTGCAGTCGGTCGACACCGCCACGCCGAGGTTGGTGTCCTCGTCGACGCGCACCATCCCGCTGTCGCTGGGCTGGGCCAGGACGGTGTTGCCGCGCACGTAGCGGTCGTACTGGTCGGTGATCCAGGACTTGTCGCAGAGGTTCGGCGAGGCGACCAGGGTCAGCAGCGTCTCGAGCAGCTCCGCGCCGGTCGCGGGCCGCGGGAGGCGCTCGGCGGCGTCGACCTGGAGCGCGTCCTGCCAGTCGGGGCGCGCGAAGGGGCGGTGGTACGTCGGGCCGTCGTGGGCCACCGACCGCGGGGGCACGTCGACGACGCGCTCGCCGTGCCAGTCGATCTCGAGCCGGCCGGTGTCGGTCACCTCGCCGACCACGACCGCCTCGACGTCCCACTTCGCGCAGATCGCGAGGAACGCCGCGACGTCGTCGGGCTCGACGACCGCCATCATCCGCTCCTGGCTCTCGCTCATCAGGATCTCCTCGGGCGCGAGCGTGGAGTCGCGCAGCGGGACCCGGTCGAGCTCGACGTGCATGCCGCCGTCGCCGGCGGACGCGAGCTCGGAGGTCGCGCAGGACAGCCCGGCGCCGCCGAGGTCCTGGATGCCGGCGACCAGGC contains:
- the arfB gene encoding alternative ribosome rescue aminoacyl-tRNA hydrolase ArfB, which encodes MADDLVVTGSWAVPAAELTERFSRSSGPGGQGVNTADSRVELSYDVLRSPSVPDHLRARVATRLAPRLVDGVLTIAASEHRTQLANRRAARERLAQLLREAAAPPPPQRRATRPTRGSKERRLAQKKRRSETKRGRQGRID
- the purL gene encoding phosphoribosylformylglycinamidine synthase subunit PurL gives rise to the protein MLDTVAVAAQDPHREQPWADLGLKADEYGEIREILGRRPTSSELAMYSVMWSEHCSYKSSKVHLKQFSELSQETPAGKMLAGIGENAGVIDIGQGYAVTFKVESHNHPSYVEPYQGAATGVGGIVRDILAMGARPVAVMDPLRFGPLDAPDTHRVLPGIVAGVGGYGNCLGLPNIGGEAVFDESYLGNPLVNALCVGVLRHEDLHLAKASGVGNQVILYGARTGGDGIGGVSVLASETFDADGPAKRPSVQVGDPFMEKLLIECTLEIFAAGLVAGIQDLGGAGLSCATSELASAGDGGMHVELDRVPLRDSTLAPEEILMSESQERMMAVVEPDDVAAFLAICAKWDVEAVVVGEVTDTGRLEIDWHGERVVDVPPRSVAHDGPTYHRPFARPDWQDALQVDAAERLPRPATGAELLETLLTLVASPNLCDKSWITDQYDRYVRGNTVLAQPSDSGMVRVDEDTNLGVAVSTDCNGRFAKLDPYAGAQLALAESYRNVATGGATPVAISDCLNFGSPEDPDVMWQFAEACRGLKDGCAELGVPVTGGNVSLYNQTGETAILPTPVVAVLGVIEDVTRRTPSAWSAAGERLFLLGETREELSGSEWAHVVHGHLGGTPPRVDLAAERALAELLHEGVGLLTSAHDLSDGGLAQALVEGSLRHLVGATVAVPGDPFVALFSESTARVLVTVAPGDEDALTELAARHGVPLTALGATGGDSVVVEGQFTAPLLEVRSAWMATLPAAMA